In the genome of Geotrypetes seraphini chromosome 16, aGeoSer1.1, whole genome shotgun sequence, one region contains:
- the LOC117350567 gene encoding rap1 GTPase-activating protein 1-like: MIEKMQGSRLDDQRCSLPTPLKREEEYIPYPSIHEVLRKGGPYPLVILPQFGGYWIEGTCHSVLSSTTDPPAIPVTKLKLECDPVAKLFRKHFLGKEHQNFYANDPGLGFLVLSMKYDQVEKEEQLRLLLRSRMMTKHDLIPISCLTEFPNAVQMAKLLCEEVNVDRFFPVLYPKASQLIVTFDEHVISNNFKFGVIYQTFGQTTEEEIFSNNEESLGFIEFLDFLGERIQLQDFRGFRGGLDVTRGQTGSESVYTSYRGKEIMFHVSTKLPYVEGDPQQLQRKRHIGNDIVAIVFQDESTPFVPDVIASNFLHAYVVVQATHGAIGETLYKVSVTARDDVPFFGPALPNPAVFRKSPEFRDFLLTKLINAEYSCYKAEKFAKLEERTRGALMDSLYEELQLRSQSMMGLTGDDEKIENGGGGFFENFKRVIRGRSQSLDATGMAMRKHHPAVLNRPAPASLVLTQSIAEGPKAIAASFALPGKSPSRPRASHFHGRRSSSIGIVNILEERRESIDEVQKDSKSPGSVFDLKSNGFSGPSSPDISSRTSRVLSSQTSGYCAMQPLSRSSSDASSCCSGLQADETSDEEDDMDLVYSPEGPQKLESLVQGVWLGDSISTPSSITSPVTKLLRYGNSPVSEEKVTASKTEPTRYTPASILCCV; encoded by the exons ATGATTGAGAAAATGCAG GGAAGTCGGCTGGATGATCAGAGATGTTCCCTTCCTACCCCTCTCAAG agagaagaagaataCATCCCCTACCCCAGCATCCATGAG GTTCTAAGGAAGGGAGGACCTTACCCCCTTGTTATACTGCCTCAGTTTGgtggatactggatagaaggtaCCTGCCACAGTGTTCTGAGTTCAACCACTGACCCGCCTGCTATCCCTGTTACCAAGCTGAAGCTGGAGTGTGACCCCGTGGCAAAACTCTTCCGCAAGCACTTCCTTGGAAAG GAGCATCAGAACTTCTATGCAAATGATCCTGGCCTGGGTTTCTTGGTTCTATCCATGAAGTACGACCAGGTGGAGAAGGAAGAGCAACTTCGGCTTCTGCTAAG GTCAAGAATGATGACCAAACATGATCTCATCCCCATTTCCTGTCTGACCGAGTTCCCCAATGCAGTGCAGATGGCAAAG CTGCTGTGCGAGGAAGTGAATGTGGACAGGTTTTTTCCAGTCTTGTACCCTAAG GCCTCCCAGCTCATCGTGACCTTTGATGAACATGTTATCAGCAACAACTTTAAATTTGGTGTCATCTATCAGACGTTTGGACAG ACAACAGAAGAAGAAATTTTCAGCAACAATGAGGAAAGTTTGGGATTTATAGAGTTTCTGGACTTCCTGGGTGAACGCATTCAGCTGCAGGACTTTCGAGG CTTCCGTGGTGGCCTGGATGTGACCCGGGGTCAGACGGGGTCTGAGTCTGTGTACACAAGTTACCGAGGGAAAGAAATTAtgttccatgtgtctacaaaGCTGCCCTATGTTGAAGGAGACCCCCAGCAG CTGCAGCGCAAACGTCACATAGGGAATGATATTGTGGCTATCGTCTTCCAAGATGAAAGCACCCCCTTTGTCCCAGACGTGATCGCCTCCAACTTTCTTCATGCCTATGTGGTAGTACAGGCAACCCACGGAGCCATAGGGGAGACCCTCTACAAG GTGTCTGTCACAGCCCGAGACGACGTGCCATTCTTTGGACCTGCCCTTCCAAATCCAGCAGTATTCAGAAAG AGCCCTGAGTTCCGGGACTTCCTTCTGACCAAGCTTATAAATGCTGAATACAGCTGCTACAAGGCAGAGAAGTTTGCCAAACTTGAG GAGCGCACGCGAGGGGCTCTGATGGACAGCCTCTACGAGGAGTTGCAGTTACGTAGCCAGAGCATGATGGGTCTGACAGGCGATGATGAGAAGATTGAGAACGGGGGTGGAGGCTTCTTTGAGAACTTCAAG CGTGTGATCCGTGGCCGCAGCCAGAGTCTAGATGCCACAGGAATGGCAATGAGGAAGCATCACCCCGCAGTGCTGAACCGGCCAGCTCCGGCCAGTCTCGTCCTTACTCAAAGCATCGCCGAGGGACCCAAAGCCATTGCTGCG TCTTTCGCCCTCCCAGGCAAGAGTCCATCGAGACCCCGTGCCAGCCACTTTCACGGACGCCGTAGCAGTTCCATTGGGATTGTGAACATCCTGGAAGAAAGGAG GGAGTCAATCGATGAGGTCCAGAAAGATTCAAAGAGTCCTGGATCTGTCTTTGATCTGAAATCCAACGGATTCTCCGGCCCCAGTTCCCCAGACATCTCCAGCAGAACAAGCAG AGTCTTGTCCAGCCAGACATCAGGATACTGTGCCATGCAGCCACTCTCTCGTTCTTCGTCTGATGCCAGCAGTTGCTGTAGTGGACTGCAGGCAGACGAGACATCAGATGAAGAGGATGACATG GATCTCGTGTACTCACCTGAGGGTCCACAGAAGCTGGAGTCCCTGGTGCAAGGTGTGTGGCTGGGGGACAGCATAAGCACCCCCAGCAGTATTACCTCCCCAG TTACAAAACTCCTGCGCTATGGGAATTCACCAGTATCAGAGGAGAAGGTGACAGCGAGCAAGACGGAGCCCACACGCTACACCCCG GCCTCCATTTTGTgctgtgtgtga